In Leptolyngbya sp. NIES-2104, the genomic window ATCATCGGGAGCTGTCGCCCAAACGCTATCAGCGGGTACAGCAATGTTTGTCGAAACAGGTTCTAGGTTCCAAGGATCAGAATCAAGCGTTGTAGACCAGGGTTGAACAGGTTGCGCTCTCACAAATCCAATCGATTCAGAGCGCGATTCATCTTCAGAAATCGCTTGATCAACTGATTCTTCGATTTTCTGAGTCGCAGTCACATCGAGACATTTTTCGAGCGCGGCTTTGAATTGCAGCGTGTATTGTTGCTGACGATGGAGACGCGATCGCAAATCCCGACACGCATTTTCAGATTGACGTAAATCCTGAATTTGCTGATCGTATTTCTGTTTCGTTAAGGCACAATCGCGCTCTAGTTGAGCGACTTGAGCTTGACTGGTTTCAAGCTGTGCAGTCAAGGTTTCAATCAAGATCTGCTGTTTTTGTTGAGCTTGATGCGCTTGCTCTAAGGTTTGATTCAACTGAGCCACTTCTGCTTGAGTGGTCGCGATCGCCTCTAAATGCTGTGCAATTTGCGCCTCTTGATCCTGCAATCTTTGACGAGACGCATCGAGAGCTTGACGCTGTTTGGCGATCATTGCCGCTTGTTGTTGCGTCAGGTGCGTTTCTCGCATCGATCGCTGTTCGGCTTCGGCTTGTTGGGTACTGAGTTGCGTTTCTAACCGTTTCGTTTCGGCTCTGAGAGTCGCATGAGCTTCACCGAGTGAGAATTCGAGTTCTGAAACCCGCGATCGCAATCGTTGATTTTGTTGTTCTAAATCTTGGATGCGGAGTCCGACTTGCGAGGGTTCCGGTTCAGCTTCGGGAATCGTGTTGATGTCGATCGCATTTGGAAAGTTCACGGTCGTCCAGCCCTCTTCGGGTGGGTTTGCTTCGACGGATTCGGAAGGGAGATTGGGGTTTTCAGCTTCACTCATGGGATAACCTGCAAGACGGGATCAACTCAGCACAGCAGCGTTTCTAAAATCAGAAACATTGAACGATATTTAGTTATAGCTAGACTTCTGAAGAATTGAACGTTTTCCTCTAATTTTTTTGACACAGCCTACCACGATTTACCGCATTTAGAGAAATTGCTCAACTCAGTTCGGATTTGAGTGACTCCCAAGAAATGGTTCCTTCTTGCTCAATTTCTTCAAGCACAGCACGAGCTTCTTCTAGATCGAGTTGATTTTCTAATGCTTGTTGTTGCTGTTTTGCCTTCAAGAATCTCAGAAAATCTAGTACCTCATCCAAAATTGGATCGGGAGCTTGATTAATTTCTTGAAGCAATAATTCTTTCGTATTCATCATTTGCCCGATCGCGATAAAGATATTCTACGGAATCGCGATCGTTCTCAACAGTCGATCGACAACCATCCGCGCTCGATTTCCACTTGCTGCGATCATTCGGTGCGAGAGAACATAAGGCGAGATCGCTTTAACATCATCCGGAGTCGCATAGTCTCGCCCTTGTAAAAAGGCGAAAGCTTGAACCGCTTTTTGAAGTGCAACCGTTCCACGGGGACTGACTCCGAGCAAGATTTCTTCATCTTGGCGAGTAGCGCGGACAAGGTTCAAAATGTATTGCTGAAGCGAGGATTCGACCCGCACTTGAGCACAGAGCACTTGCAGTTCGCGAATCTCTTCAATACTGATGCAGGGCGGTAACTCAGAAGCGCGATCGCCCGATTGCAATCGTTCTAACATCTGAAGTTCTTCAGATTCGGTCGGATAGCCCAAGGACAGCGACAAAGCAAATCGATCCATCTGGGCTTCGGGTAGCGGGAATGTGCCTTGATATTCCGCTGGGTTTTGAGTAGCGATCACAAAAAAGGGAGTGGGAACTTTGCGAGACACTCCATCGATCGTGACTTGCTGTTCTTCCATCACTTCGAGCAGTGCCGATTGCGTTCTTGGTGTGGCGCGATTGATTTCATCCGCCAACAGAACATTCGCGAAAATTGGACCCGCCATGAATTCAAATTCACCCGACCGAGGGTTCCAAATATTCGTTCCAGTCACATCGGTTGGCAGTAGATCCGGAGTGCATTGAAGCCGCTGAAATCTGCCATTAATCGATCGAGCTAACGATTTCGCCAATAGCGTTTTACCGACTCCCGGAACGTCTTCTAAAAGAGCATGACCACCCGACAAGAGCGCGACCAAAACAAGTTGGATGGCTTCTTGTTTACCAACGATCGCTAAACTCAAATGCTGTGTTAATTGCTCAATCCGCTCTCTCATAAAATGCTCCTACCGGGTTAAGACCCGTTGATCATACCCACGGTTTCTCAGAGTGGCGAAAAAACTCAAGAAATTGCGGTCAGTGCTGTTCTTGCCGTTTCACAATCTGCGTGAATTTGAGCTTTGAGATCTTCTAAAGAAGCAAATTTCTGTTCTGGTCGAATGAATTCTTCGAGTTCAACCGTGAGCGTTTTCCCGTACAAATCACCCGACCAATCGAGCAAATGAACCTCGATCGTTTGACTCAATCCATTCACGGTTGGACGGTTGCCGATGTTCATCACTCCCAAAATTGGCTCTGTCCCAACCCCTGAAACCCTGACTCCATACACACCACGGCAAGGAACTAACTTATCTGCAAGGAGTTGTAAGTTTGCGGTTGGAAACTCGATCGTTCGTCCGATTTGTTGTCCGGTCACCACTTGCCCGATCAAGCGATAGGGTCGTCCTAACATTCGATTTGCAGTGTGCAACTGTCCCGATAGCAATGCTTCTCGAATTGCAGTACTACTAATTCTTGTGCCGTGGAATTTCAATAAAGGCACGATCGTCACCCCAATCCCGAAAGTTGCAGCGATCGCTTTTAGAACCTCAGCATTTCCAGTTCGCTTATATCCAAAGCAAAAATCAGCCCCGACGCTTACTTGTCGCGCCTGAAGTTGATTCACCAAAATTTCTTCG contains:
- a CDS encoding MoxR family ATPase, encoding MRERIEQLTQHLSLAIVGKQEAIQLVLVALLSGGHALLEDVPGVGKTLLAKSLARSINGRFQRLQCTPDLLPTDVTGTNIWNPRSGEFEFMAGPIFANVLLADEINRATPRTQSALLEVMEEQQVTIDGVSRKVPTPFFVIATQNPAEYQGTFPLPEAQMDRFALSLSLGYPTESEELQMLERLQSGDRASELPPCISIEEIRELQVLCAQVRVESSLQQYILNLVRATRQDEEILLGVSPRGTVALQKAVQAFAFLQGRDYATPDDVKAISPYVLSHRMIAASGNRARMVVDRLLRTIAIP
- a CDS encoding bifunctional riboflavin kinase/FAD synthetase, with amino-acid sequence MWITSSPTTALTPTAVALGNFDGIHLGHRQVITPVLDNDGQSRATVVTFSPHPKEFFSGEPRSLITPQEEKVLYLEEIGVEQLVLLPFNRELASFTPQQFVEEILVNQLQARQVSVGADFCFGYKRTGNAEVLKAIAATFGIGVTIVPLLKFHGTRISSTAIREALLSGQLHTANRMLGRPYRLIGQVVTGQQIGRTIEFPTANLQLLADKLVPCRGVYGVRVSGVGTEPILGVMNIGNRPTVNGLSQTIEVHLLDWSGDLYGKTLTVELEEFIRPEQKFASLEDLKAQIHADCETARTALTAIS
- a CDS encoding DUF2281 domain-containing protein; this translates as MMNTKELLLQEINQAPDPILDEVLDFLRFLKAKQQQQALENQLDLEEARAVLEEIEQEGTISWESLKSELS